In a genomic window of Akkermansia massiliensis:
- a CDS encoding DUF418 domain-containing protein, which translates to MTARTPAGAPPRAARITILDILRALALLGIVTVHAHDHFNLYLPMPPAEGWQAAANSAADWAYEHLFVSKSFLLFSFLFGLSFFIQLDRQEQKGVDFRKRFMWRLALLFLLGLAHTLFYDGDILTIFGVLGFALVALYKRGTPLLVILCLLCLMQPVAFMDTLSRAGLADLWPHSSGWFHPASPAAGPSREFLYAHGSWGEAALWNLTQGQAGKWQFFLLSGRIWQTLGLFILGMLAGRWQVFVDAPNKRRLFLRMLGISGTLFLALLAARLLLTSRLDSALGTDAGHLLHQWENLAYTAAFVSAAVLLFTHPGLPLPSRLLSSTGKCTLTCYVSQTLVFTFLFFGWGLGLAQGMGPWACLCAAVAVFLLQAWACRLWLSRFLYGPLEWLWRTATMCRMQPFRKRMP; encoded by the coding sequence ATGACCGCCCGGACTCCCGCCGGAGCGCCCCCCCGGGCGGCGCGCATCACCATCCTGGACATCCTCCGGGCGCTGGCCCTGCTGGGCATCGTCACCGTCCACGCGCACGACCACTTCAACCTGTACCTCCCCATGCCCCCGGCGGAGGGATGGCAGGCCGCGGCCAACAGCGCGGCGGACTGGGCCTACGAACACCTTTTCGTCAGCAAATCCTTCCTTCTCTTCTCCTTCCTGTTTGGCCTCAGCTTCTTCATCCAGCTGGACAGGCAGGAACAGAAAGGCGTCGACTTCCGGAAGCGCTTCATGTGGCGGCTGGCGCTCCTGTTCCTGCTTGGGCTGGCGCACACCCTTTTTTATGACGGGGACATCCTCACCATCTTCGGCGTGCTGGGTTTTGCCCTGGTGGCCCTGTACAAACGCGGTACGCCTCTTCTCGTCATCCTCTGCCTGCTGTGCCTGATGCAGCCCGTCGCCTTCATGGACACGCTGTCCCGCGCCGGACTGGCGGACCTGTGGCCGCATTCCTCCGGCTGGTTCCACCCGGCCTCCCCGGCGGCAGGCCCTTCGCGTGAATTCCTGTACGCCCACGGCAGCTGGGGGGAAGCGGCCCTGTGGAACCTGACGCAGGGCCAGGCGGGCAAATGGCAGTTCTTCCTGCTCAGCGGCCGCATCTGGCAGACGCTGGGCCTCTTCATCCTGGGCATGCTGGCGGGGAGATGGCAGGTCTTTGTGGACGCTCCGAACAAGCGCCGCCTGTTTCTGCGGATGCTTGGAATCTCCGGAACCCTGTTTCTGGCTCTGCTGGCGGCGCGCCTACTCCTCACCTCCCGGCTGGACTCCGCGTTGGGAACGGACGCTGGACACCTTCTGCACCAATGGGAAAACCTAGCCTATACCGCGGCCTTCGTCTCCGCCGCCGTCCTGCTGTTCACCCATCCCGGCCTTCCCCTGCCATCCAGGCTGCTCAGCAGCACCGGAAAATGCACGCTGACGTGCTACGTCTCCCAAACGCTGGTATTCACGTTCCTGTTCTTCGGGTGGGGGCTGGGACTGGCGCAGGGCATGGGACCGTGGGCTTGCCTGTGCGCCGCCGTTGCCGTCTTCCTGCTTCAAGC
- a CDS encoding DUF4153 domain-containing protein, with translation MTEPSSSFPERPSLPPSCPTSVRRDPQSLLSPSWWRHGHIPLLVLIASGFAADFMFGTLEGLGIGTALGLLLYTAAFLALRTDLSRKEQVFLVFMAVLNAAAAGANLTSFTQFNLLIGLGLPVVITFLPRKEGNSFDPAKRYVTWWGYKFFRMTQAKEAAANVLGKIPLAGSVAIGVILFLVFLSIFADGNPVVAAVRTAMNKWFWSYCSWLVPDMGTVADILLWCLGALAFGIAAMPRSRSSFPEQHPVRPGSPWLPHLPAVSLLFINLAFLVNNGTDVAFLWRGSVPDGISQTAYLHDGADSIMLAAFLSALVLLVLFRPEGSVRASKTGIVLGFILAAQTGLLAASVGMRLYFQIKDFGFSPNRVTAGIYLLMGACFLYLLFRYMAGHGNWLRYGKLCGATALVFLALTGLRSPSQLSGDLNLMTMDRQPDWYFSDGDLPRFELRDNIPFAMAVYRRLGGDTEAGANVYAMTREALHAESRIWNWRSRNLRKWRRDRQRMQFRQLPEPTAQATYGTDAWRPSSRPTGMRPN, from the coding sequence ATGACAGAACCTTCCTCTTCCTTTCCGGAGCGTCCATCCCTTCCGCCTTCCTGCCCCACCTCCGTCCGCAGAGATCCGCAGTCCCTGCTTTCCCCTTCCTGGTGGAGGCATGGGCACATCCCGCTGCTTGTCCTGATTGCCAGCGGCTTTGCCGCGGATTTCATGTTCGGTACATTGGAGGGCCTGGGCATCGGCACTGCGCTGGGCCTTCTGCTGTACACGGCGGCCTTTCTGGCACTGAGAACGGACCTCAGCCGGAAGGAGCAGGTGTTCCTCGTTTTCATGGCCGTGCTGAACGCTGCTGCGGCAGGCGCCAACCTGACTTCCTTTACCCAGTTCAATCTGCTCATCGGCCTGGGGCTTCCCGTGGTGATAACGTTCCTGCCGCGGAAAGAGGGCAACAGCTTTGACCCTGCCAAACGGTACGTCACCTGGTGGGGCTATAAATTTTTCCGGATGACCCAGGCAAAAGAGGCGGCCGCAAACGTCCTGGGGAAAATTCCGCTTGCAGGCAGCGTCGCCATCGGAGTCATTCTGTTCCTGGTCTTCCTGTCCATCTTTGCGGACGGGAACCCTGTGGTCGCCGCTGTCAGAACAGCCATGAACAAATGGTTCTGGAGCTATTGCTCCTGGCTGGTTCCGGATATGGGAACGGTAGCGGACATCCTCCTGTGGTGCCTGGGAGCCCTGGCATTCGGCATTGCAGCCATGCCGCGCTCCCGCTCTTCCTTCCCGGAACAACACCCCGTGCGTCCGGGCAGCCCCTGGCTCCCGCACCTCCCCGCCGTTTCCCTGCTGTTCATCAACCTGGCCTTTCTGGTCAACAACGGCACGGACGTGGCGTTCTTATGGCGGGGGAGCGTTCCTGACGGCATCTCCCAGACCGCCTATCTGCACGACGGGGCGGACTCCATCATGCTGGCGGCCTTTCTTTCCGCCCTGGTGCTGCTGGTCCTGTTCCGTCCGGAAGGCTCCGTGCGGGCGTCAAAAACGGGAATCGTCCTGGGCTTCATCCTGGCGGCGCAGACCGGACTGCTCGCCGCCAGCGTGGGCATGAGGCTGTATTTCCAGATAAAAGATTTCGGCTTCTCTCCCAACCGCGTCACGGCCGGCATCTATTTGCTGATGGGAGCCTGCTTCCTGTACCTTCTCTTCCGCTACATGGCCGGTCATGGAAACTGGCTGCGTTATGGAAAACTCTGCGGCGCCACAGCCCTTGTTTTCCTGGCCCTGACCGGGCTCCGCAGTCCGTCCCAACTGAGCGGCGACCTGAACCTGATGACGATGGACAGGCAGCCGGACTGGTATTTCAGCGATGGAGACCTGCCGCGCTTTGAACTCCGGGACAACATCCCCTTCGCCATGGCCGTCTACCGCCGGCTGGGAGGGGATACGGAAGCCGGAGCCAACGTTTACGCCATGACCCGGGAAGCCCTCCATGCCGAAAGCCGCATTTGGAACTGGCGTTCCCGCAACCTGCGGAAATGGAGACGGGACCGGCAGAGGATGCAGTTCCGGCAGCTTCCCGAACCCACGGCACAAGCCACCTACGGCACGGATGCGTGGCGTCCTTCCTCCCGGCCCACCGGAATGAGGCCGAACTGA
- a CDS encoding 1-deoxy-D-xylulose-5-phosphate reductoisomerase, with amino-acid sequence MQKRRVVILGSTGSIGTSALKVARDIPDRMEIVGLAAGTSVEALARQACEFNVRNVCIFDPSGADKLARALPGAQVETGEEGLCRLAQLPEADMVLISIVGTAGLKPALAAIEAGKDLAIASKEILVMAGQIVMEKARQAGVQVLPVDSEHNAIFQCLNGSHGGPDAVSRLILTASGGPFRTWKKEDLEHVTLEQALKHPTWSMGRKITIDSATLFNKGLEMIEARWLFDVPMEKVDVIVHPQSIVHSMVEYRDGTVLAQMSSSDMCFPIQYAVTWPDRVPNSLKQLNFAEIGQLVFEAPRPDAFPALDLARRAGASSSTLAAVYNAANEVAVDAFIQGKLTFPGIWKLVEAVMNDHTPADPRGELAPILEADQWARRRAAELIPSLSRPS; translated from the coding sequence ATGCAGAAACGACGCGTCGTCATCCTGGGCTCCACCGGTTCCATCGGAACCAGCGCCCTGAAAGTCGCCCGGGACATTCCGGACAGAATGGAAATCGTGGGGCTGGCCGCCGGAACCAGCGTGGAGGCCCTGGCCCGCCAGGCGTGCGAATTCAACGTCCGCAACGTATGCATTTTTGACCCGTCCGGGGCGGACAAGCTGGCGCGCGCCCTTCCCGGCGCCCAGGTGGAAACGGGCGAGGAAGGCCTGTGCCGCCTGGCGCAGCTTCCGGAGGCGGACATGGTGCTGATCTCCATCGTGGGGACTGCCGGCCTCAAGCCCGCACTGGCCGCCATTGAAGCAGGCAAGGACCTCGCCATCGCCAGCAAGGAAATTCTGGTCATGGCCGGCCAGATTGTCATGGAAAAGGCGCGCCAAGCAGGTGTGCAGGTGCTTCCGGTGGACAGCGAACATAACGCCATCTTCCAGTGCCTGAACGGCAGCCACGGCGGACCGGATGCCGTTTCCCGCCTGATTCTGACGGCGTCCGGCGGCCCCTTCCGCACCTGGAAGAAGGAAGACCTGGAGCACGTCACGCTGGAACAGGCCCTCAAGCACCCCACCTGGAGCATGGGCCGGAAAATCACCATAGACTCCGCCACCCTGTTCAACAAGGGGCTGGAAATGATTGAGGCCCGCTGGCTGTTTGACGTTCCCATGGAAAAGGTGGACGTCATCGTTCACCCGCAGAGCATCGTGCATTCCATGGTGGAATACCGGGACGGCACGGTGCTGGCCCAGATGAGCAGCTCGGACATGTGCTTCCCCATCCAGTACGCCGTCACGTGGCCGGACCGCGTTCCCAACTCTCTCAAGCAGCTCAACTTTGCGGAGATAGGCCAGCTGGTGTTCGAGGCGCCCCGTCCGGACGCCTTCCCCGCCCTGGACCTGGCGCGCAGGGCCGGCGCCAGCAGCAGCACCCTGGCCGCCGTCTACAACGCCGCCAATGAAGTGGCGGTGGACGCCTTCATTCAGGGAAAACTCACCTTCCCCGGCATCTGGAAACTGGTGGAAGCCGTCATGAACGACCACACCCCGGCAGATCCCCGCGGAGAGCTGGCCCCCATCCTGGAAGCGGACCAGTGGGCCAGGCGGCGCGCGGCGGAACTGATTCCTTCCCTTTCCCGCCCTTCCTGA